One Cololabis saira isolate AMF1-May2022 chromosome 12, fColSai1.1, whole genome shotgun sequence DNA window includes the following coding sequences:
- the si:ch73-206d17.1 gene encoding tyrosine-protein kinase STYK1, whose translation MESNTNCSASLPECYESSGALAVIIIPSMLALSTVVVMLVIFCSLYKTKHREQRTSAPFISASVSGARIYPALLSWELPEEQSLDGLELWHTGHYGPVCKGLLRNRDGSSSLVVVKSLRDNPDQSETAEFVEWLLFHAKVCKHENVVQMLYCQTRGSPLYLVLEACNPGNLLHFLWTLRNSSSPADPLQRFSERSVFLVAKQVAAGLDYLMSEHRLVHGDVAARNILIGPDFSARVAGLGVAFEGRRTDLTTRQRAAEVPLKWQAPERVVMQLCIDRSDVWSFGILLYELITLGSPPYPDLEPPSVLPKLLASYRMKRPKHCGSSLYDLMKYCWMWSFKDRPAFSAIIKLLTSSLHLAATEHICIPDIVNVSEYNRDAGLLL comes from the exons ATGGAGTCCAACACTAACTGCAGCGCCTCACTCCCGGAGTGCT ATGAGTCGTCTGGTGCTCTTGCTGTCATCATCATCCCCTCTATGCTGGCTCTGAGCACAGTTGTAGTGATGCTTGTGATTTTTTGTAGTCTTTATAAGACTAAGCACAGAGAACAAAGGACTTCAGCTCCATTTATAAGTG CGTCTGTGAGCGGTGCAAGGATTTATCCAGCTTTGCTTTCATGGGAACTTCCTGAAGAGCAGTCACTCGACGGACTAGAATTATGGCACACTGGTCACTATGGTCCCGTTTGTAAAGGTTTGCTGCGGAACAGAGACGGGAGCTCTTCTCTTGTGGTGGTGAAATCACTTCGAG ACAACCCGGACCAGTCTGAGACGGCAGAGTTTGTAGAGTGGCTCCTGTTCCATGCCAAAGTGTGTAAACACGAGAATGTGGTGCAGATGTTGTACTGTCAGACCAGGGGGTCGCCCCTATACCTGGTCTTAGAGGCCTGCAATCCAGGGAACCTTCTCCACTTCCTCTGGACACTCAGAAAC AGTTCCAGCCCTGCAGATCCCCTGCAGCGCTTCTCTGAGAGGTCAGTGTTTCTGGTGGCCAAGCAGGTTGCAGCCGGCCTG GATTACCTGATGTCAGAACACAGGCTGGTGCACGGCGACGTTGCTGCCAGGAACATCTTAATTGGCCCGGACTTCTCAGCGCGGGTGGCTGGGCTGGGCGTAGCGTTTGAAGGACGCAGAACCGATTTAACGACGAGGCAGAGGGCGGCAGAGGTGCCGCTCAAATGGCAGGCCCCGGAGAGGGTTGTGATGCAGCTCTGTATCGACAGGAGCGATGT GTGGTCATTTGGAATCTTACTGTATGAGTTGATAACCTTAG GCTCTCCACCATATCCGGATCTGGAGCCTCCGTCAGTGCTTCCAAAGCTGCTGGCGTCTTACCGAATGAAGAGACCAAAGCACTGTGGGAGCTCTTT GTATGATCTGATGAAGTACTGCTGGATGTGGAGTTTCAAAGACCGCCCGGCGTTTTCAGCCATCATTAAGCTGCTGACGTCCTCACTGCACCTTGCTGCTACTGAACATATTTGTATTCCTGATATTGTAAACGTATCTGAGTACAACAGAGACGCCGGGCTGCTGTTGTAG